TGGACCGCCATGTTGTTCGTCGATCAAGTCAGGATTTTCGTCAAAGCCGGCCGCGGCGGGAACGGCGTCTGCAGTTTCCGGCGGGAGAAGTATGTCCCCCAGGGCGGACCGGACGGAGGAGACGGGGGCAATGGAGGCAGCGTGGTCATGGTCGCCTCGCGCCGCCTGACCACATTGCTGGACCTCCGCTATCAGCAACTGTATGAGGCCAAAGCCGGCGGGCCAGGCGGGGGGTCCAACTGCCACGGCCGCACGGCGGACGACGTGACGATCACCGTCCCGGTCGGCACCATCGTCGCGGACGAAGCCACCGGCGAGATCCTGGCCGATTTGACGGCCGACGGCCAGAGCCAGGTCATCGCCCGCGGGGGCAGAGGCGGCCGCGGCAACCAGCACTTCGCGACCTCCACCAACCGGGTCCCCACCCGATTCGACCAGGGCACCCCCGGTGAGGAACGCTGGCTCTCGCTTGAGCTGAAACTCCTGGCCGACGTCGGGCTGGTGGGGTTCCCCAACGCCGGCAAGTCCACCCTGATCGCCTCGATTTCGGCGGCGCATCCCAAGATCGCGGATTACCCCTTCACCACGCTGACCCCCAACCTCGGCGTTGTGGCCTGGAAAGAGGACCGCAGCTTCGTAGTGGCCGACATTCCCGGCCTCATCGAAGGGGCCCATGAAGGCAAGGGGCTCGGGCTTCAATTTTTGCGGCACATCGAGCGCACCACGTTTCTGCTCCATTTGATCGACGTCTCCGAATGGGCCACGGAGGATCCCGTCGCCAGTCTGGCGATCCTCCGCAAGGAACTCGCGGCCTACGATGAGCGGCTGCCATCGAAGCCCTTCGCGGTCGTCGGCACGAAACTCGACATCAAAGGCGATGAGCAGCATCTGCGCCGCCTCCAGACCTCCTGCAAACGGCGCAAGATCCCCTTTTTCGCGATTTCGGCGGCGACCAGGGAGGGACTCGACGCCTTGGTCACCTACGTCGGGCAGCAAGTCGAATCCTTGAGAACCCCATGCGCGACCATCTCCTAAAGCGGGCGAAGCGCATCGTCGTCAAGATCGGGAGCAGCCTCGTGGCATCCCAGGGCGTCGGGCTCCGGCCGGAGCGCATCGAACGCCTGGCCGAGGAGATCGCGGCGATCAAGGCGGACGGTCGTGAGGTGCTCCTGGTCTCGTCGGGCGCCATCGTGTCGGGACTCCAAAAACTGGGGTTGACCACACGCCCCAAGAGCCTGCCCGTGAAACAGGCCGCCGCCGCCGTGGGTCAAAGCCGGCTGATGTGGGCCTACGAAAAGGCTTTTGAACCGCTGCAGCAGCGGGTCGCCCAGGTGCTGCTCACGCACCAGGACCTGGCGGACCGGCGCCGGTTCTTGAACGCCCGACACACGCTGACCACCCTGATCGAGTTCGAGGTGATTCCGATCATCAACGAGAACGACACGGTGGCCGTGGACGAAATCCGCTTCGGCGACAACGATTCCCTGGCGGCCCAGGTGGCGCACCTCGTGGATGCCGATCTCCTGGTGATCCTGTCCGACGTGGACGGGCTGTTCTCGGAAGACCCGCGTCGGAATGCCTCCGCAACCCTCATCCCCCTGGTCACGGATATCACGAAGGATGTGGAACGACGCGCCGGGGTTTCCAGCAGCTTCGAAGGGACCGGCGGCATGGCCACCAAGATCCAGGCGGCCAAGAAGGTGGCGGAATACGGCGTGCCGACGCTGATCCTCAACGGGGAACGCCCGGGCTTGCTCGGAACGACCTTGCGGGGCGGGCCCGGCGGAACCTTTTTTCTGCCCCGTGATCGCCGCCTGACCAACCGGAAACACTGGATCGCCTTTACCCTGCGCGGCAAAGGCCAGATCACGGTGGACGAAGGGGCCGAAGAGGCCCTCGTGCGCCGCGGGAAAAGCCTGCTGGCGTCGGGAATCCTCGCCGTGGCCGGTGATTTCGGCCAGGGCGACGCGGTCACATGCCTCACCCGTCACGGCAAGGAGTTCGCCAAGGGGCTGGTGAATTTTTCCGCCGAGACCCTGGGCCGGATCAAGGGCCTGAAAACTGCCGAGATACAAAAGACGCTCGGCCGGCAGGAATACGGCGAAGTGATCCACCGGGATAATCTGGTGATTCTCTAAACGATGAACGGTGAAGGATGAATGCCGAACTGGGAACAGGGGGGGGGCGAATTTCCAAACTCATCGTTCCGCGTTCCGTGTTCAGCCTTGTCGTTGTATGAAGATCGGTTTGTTCGGCGGAACGTTCGACCCGGTTCACCGCTGCCACGTCGCCGTGGCCACACAGGTGCGGGACCTGCTGCACTTGGACCGCGTGCTGCTCATTCCTTCGGGCGATCCACCGCATAAACCCCTGGGCACCCTGGCGCCGGCCTTCCACCGCCTCGAGATGGTCCGCCTGGCCATCGCCGGCGAGCCTTCCCTGGAGGCGTCAGAACTGGAGATCCGGCGTCCCGCCAAATCCTACAGCATCGAAACCGTCCGCACCCTCAAAGAACAGTACGGGCCTGGCGCCGAGCTGTTCTTCCTGATCGGGCTCGATGCGTTTCTCGAGCTCCATACCTGGAAAGATGCCCCGAGCCTGCTGAGCCTTTGCCATTTCGTCGTGGTGTCGCGCCCCCTCTGTCACTTTACCGCGTTGAGGGCCCTGCCGATGCTGCCCCCCCTCGACCCCGCCGCCCTCGCGCACATCGACTCCCAGGGCCAGGGCCGTCTCGATATCCCCCTGCCTGGGGGAACCAGCCTTATCCTCCTCGCCCTCCCCCCCTGCGAGGCCTCCGCTACGGACATTCGGCGCCGGCTTCGAGAGCGCCTACCCCTGTCAAACCTGTTGCCCGCCTTGGTGGAATCCTATATAATGCGACACCGGCTCTATCAGGAGGCACCAGATCGCACCAGAGTCGAAGGCTAACGCACTCGCCATCGCACAGGCCGCCCTCGAGAAGAAGGCCGACGACGTCCTTGTCCTTGATGTCGCCAAGCTGACTTCCGTGGCCGACTACTTAATTCTCTGCTCCGGGGAGACGGAGCGCCACGTAAAGGCCATCGCGGATCATATCGACCAGACCCTGTCCGGCCGGCGCCACCCTCCGCTCAGCATGGAAGGCGCGTCGACGGCGCAATGGATTCTGATCGATTTCGGGGATGTCGTGGCCCATATCTTTCGCTCCGACATCCGCGCGCACTACGGACTGGAGCACTTGTGGGCCGATGCGAGGCAGGTTCGACTGCCTGCCACGCTCCAGACTCCGGCGGTCAGTCCCCTGCCGGCGGCCAAGCCGCGCACGCGCCGCGTGCGCAAGCAAGGATAGCGCATGTTCCGGCTCCTCTTAACAGTCTTCCTCATCATCAGCGCCGCCCTGATCTACGGGTACTTCCAAGAGCTCAATCCCGGCTTCGTCAACATCCGGATCAGTCCGACGGAGGCCCTGGACCTCAACCCGATTACGCTGATGCTCCTGTCCATGGCGGCCGGAGCCCTGATCGTCACCCTGATGGTCGGCGTCCGGGAGACCAAGCATCTGATTCTGAACTGGAAAACTTCGCGACTGCGCCGGCGCGAGGAGAAAGTGGACGCCCTGCACCGGGAAGGCATGCACGCCTTCCTATCGAAACGCACCGCCGAGGCCATCGGCCTGTTTGAAAAGACCCTGGCGCTCGACCCCAACCATGCCGATTCTCTGCTCTGGCTGGGCAACCTCTATCGCGCGGAACGTAACTATCCGGAAGCCATCCGCCTGCATCGCAAGGCGCGCAGCATCGACGAACGCAACGCAGAGGTCCTCCTCGCGCTCGCCATGGACCTGGAAGGGGCCAAGCGGTTCGAGGAAGCCCTGCAGGTCCTGCACGACATCCTCAAGCTCGACCCGGGACACCTCAGCGCGCTGATGCGCAAGCGGGACCTGTACATTCGCCTCGAACAGTGGAGCGACGCGCTGGAGATCCAACAGCGGCTGGTGAAAGCCCATCTATCGGAACAGGATCAGCGGGCCGAGACCAGGCTCCTGGTCGGCATCACCTACGAGGTGGGCCGACAGTGGCTGGAGCGCGGCCATCCCGAGAAAGCCCGCCACTCGTTCCGCGCCGCCATCAAGCGGGACAAGAGCTTCTTGCCGGCCTACATCGGCTTGGGCGAACTCCTCGTCCGTGAAGGCAAGACCAGGAATGCCGCAGAAATCCTGGAGAAAGTGTACGTCAAAACCGGGAACCTCATCATTCTGCACCGACTGGAAGAGCTGTATCTGGAGATCGGCGAGCCGGGCGAGATCATCCGGGTCTATCAGGAGGCCTGCCAGCGCGACCCCCAGAATCCGGCCTTGCGGTTTTATCTCGGGAAATTGTATTACCGGCTGGAGATGATCGACGAGGCGTTCGACCTGCTCTCGACCCTGGAAGGGCCCCAGGATCAAATGGCCGACTTTCACAAGATCATGGCGAACCTCTACCTGCGGAAGCAACAGATGGACCACGCGGTCGAGGCATTGAAAAAAGCCCTGGGATTCAAAAAGCGCGTAGTGGTCCCCTATCTCTGCAGCTCCTGCCGTCACGAATCGTCCGACTGGTCGGGACGCTGCGGCCGTTGCGGCCAATGGAATACCTATACGGCGCTGCCTTGGGTGGATGCGTCCGCGACGGAGTTCCCCCGGGAGGATCATGAGATGGAATCCCGCGCCCTGTCCTACCGAGGCCTCACGTCACCGTTTGAAACCGTGTAGCCGGCGCATCCCGATCGAATTCTTGCCCGGAACCGACGACCGAGACGGGGCCGGCGTTGACCATGCGGAGAGGGACCATGTCTGATTTTCATCTACTGGCAGAGAAGGCGTTGCGAGACGAAGCACTCACCCGTGACGAATGCTTGGCCGTACTGGCCACCCCGGACGAACGGCTGCTGGACCTACTGGACGCCGCCTTTCTCGTGCGCGAACGGTACTTCGGCAGAAAAGTCCGGTTGCAGATGCTCCTGAACGCCAAGAGCGGCGCCTGCCAGGAAGACTGCCACTACTGCTCCCAGTCCGCCGTCTCCACGGCCGACATCGAGCAATACGGCCTCCTCCCCAGGCACGACATGGTGGAGGGAGCCAGGCGGGCCGCCCAGGCCAAAGCCCAGCGGTATTGCGTCGTCATCAGCGGGCGAAGCCCGTTGGATCGTGAAATCGCCGAGATCGCCGAAGCCGTGCGGGCCATCAAGCGCGAGGTTCCCATCCAGGTCTGCTGCTCTCTGGGGCTCCTGAACAAGGAACAGGCCCAGACCCTCAAAACCGCCGGCGTCGACCGGATCAATCACAATCTGAACACGAGCGAGGCTTACCACGAGACCATCTGCACGACGCACAGCTATCGGGATCGGTTGACGACCATCGATGCCGCCCGGAACGCGGGACTGGAAATCTGTTCGGGCGGAATCATCGGCATGGGAGAACGGGACGAGGACATCGTGGACCTGGCGTTCGCGCTGCGCGACGTGAAGCCGGACTCGATTCCACTGAACACGTTGCACCCGGTTCCCGGCACCCCCCTGGCCGAGACCCAGGCCCTCAGCCCCCAGCGCTGCCTCAAAGTGCTGTGCCTGTTCCGGTTCCTCCACCCGAGAACGGAAATCCGCGTCGCGGGCGGACGGGAGTTCAACTTGCGGACGCTCCAGCCGCTCGCCCTCTACCCGGCCGACTCCCTCTTCGTCGGCGGCTACCTCACGACGCCGGGACAGCCGGCCCCTGAAGCCTGGCGCATGATCTCCGATCTGGGATTCGAGGTTGAAGCGGACTACCTGACGCCCGAAGGGAGCCAGCCGCCAACCTCGGCACAGCACACACCATCGGCGACGCCGCTTCCCATGTTCCAGGCCCGGTGAGGCTTTCCGGGCCATACCTGTCTGATTACTCGTACCGCAACCCCTCGACCAGCGGTTGCCGGCCGGCCCAGCGGGCCGGCGCATAGCCGGCCACCAATGCCACG
The sequence above is drawn from the Nitrospirota bacterium genome and encodes:
- the proB gene encoding glutamate 5-kinase; protein product: MRDHLLKRAKRIVVKIGSSLVASQGVGLRPERIERLAEEIAAIKADGREVLLVSSGAIVSGLQKLGLTTRPKSLPVKQAAAAVGQSRLMWAYEKAFEPLQQRVAQVLLTHQDLADRRRFLNARHTLTTLIEFEVIPIINENDTVAVDEIRFGDNDSLAAQVAHLVDADLLVILSDVDGLFSEDPRRNASATLIPLVTDITKDVERRAGVSSSFEGTGGMATKIQAAKKVAEYGVPTLILNGERPGLLGTTLRGGPGGTFFLPRDRRLTNRKHWIAFTLRGKGQITVDEGAEEALVRRGKSLLASGILAVAGDFGQGDAVTCLTRHGKEFAKGLVNFSAETLGRIKGLKTAEIQKTLGRQEYGEVIHRDNLVIL
- the nadD gene encoding nicotinate (nicotinamide) nucleotide adenylyltransferase produces the protein MKIGLFGGTFDPVHRCHVAVATQVRDLLHLDRVLLIPSGDPPHKPLGTLAPAFHRLEMVRLAIAGEPSLEASELEIRRPAKSYSIETVRTLKEQYGPGAELFFLIGLDAFLELHTWKDAPSLLSLCHFVVVSRPLCHFTALRALPMLPPLDPAALAHIDSQGQGRLDIPLPGGTSLILLALPPCEASATDIRRRLRERLPLSNLLPALVESYIMRHRLYQEAPDRTRVEG
- the obgE gene encoding GTPase ObgE, with the translated sequence MLFVDQVRIFVKAGRGGNGVCSFRREKYVPQGGPDGGDGGNGGSVVMVASRRLTTLLDLRYQQLYEAKAGGPGGGSNCHGRTADDVTITVPVGTIVADEATGEILADLTADGQSQVIARGGRGGRGNQHFATSTNRVPTRFDQGTPGEERWLSLELKLLADVGLVGFPNAGKSTLIASISAAHPKIADYPFTTLTPNLGVVAWKEDRSFVVADIPGLIEGAHEGKGLGLQFLRHIERTTFLLHLIDVSEWATEDPVASLAILRKELAAYDERLPSKPFAVVGTKLDIKGDEQHLRRLQTSCKRRKIPFFAISAATREGLDALVTYVGQQVESLRTPCATIS
- a CDS encoding tetratricopeptide repeat protein — encoded protein: MFRLLLTVFLIISAALIYGYFQELNPGFVNIRISPTEALDLNPITLMLLSMAAGALIVTLMVGVRETKHLILNWKTSRLRRREEKVDALHREGMHAFLSKRTAEAIGLFEKTLALDPNHADSLLWLGNLYRAERNYPEAIRLHRKARSIDERNAEVLLALAMDLEGAKRFEEALQVLHDILKLDPGHLSALMRKRDLYIRLEQWSDALEIQQRLVKAHLSEQDQRAETRLLVGITYEVGRQWLERGHPEKARHSFRAAIKRDKSFLPAYIGLGELLVREGKTRNAAEILEKVYVKTGNLIILHRLEELYLEIGEPGEIIRVYQEACQRDPQNPALRFYLGKLYYRLEMIDEAFDLLSTLEGPQDQMADFHKIMANLYLRKQQMDHAVEALKKALGFKKRVVVPYLCSSCRHESSDWSGRCGRCGQWNTYTALPWVDASATEFPREDHEMESRALSYRGLTSPFETV
- the rsfS gene encoding ribosome silencing factor — its product is MAPESKANALAIAQAALEKKADDVLVLDVAKLTSVADYLILCSGETERHVKAIADHIDQTLSGRRHPPLSMEGASTAQWILIDFGDVVAHIFRSDIRAHYGLEHLWADARQVRLPATLQTPAVSPLPAAKPRTRRVRKQG
- the bioB gene encoding biotin synthase BioB; translation: MSDFHLLAEKALRDEALTRDECLAVLATPDERLLDLLDAAFLVRERYFGRKVRLQMLLNAKSGACQEDCHYCSQSAVSTADIEQYGLLPRHDMVEGARRAAQAKAQRYCVVISGRSPLDREIAEIAEAVRAIKREVPIQVCCSLGLLNKEQAQTLKTAGVDRINHNLNTSEAYHETICTTHSYRDRLTTIDAARNAGLEICSGGIIGMGERDEDIVDLAFALRDVKPDSIPLNTLHPVPGTPLAETQALSPQRCLKVLCLFRFLHPRTEIRVAGGREFNLRTLQPLALYPADSLFVGGYLTTPGQPAPEAWRMISDLGFEVEADYLTPEGSQPPTSAQHTPSATPLPMFQAR